The following nucleotide sequence is from Chryseobacterium sp. CY350.
TAAAGCCTTCCAGTGGAACTTATGGCTGGTGCAGAAGAAAATCTGATGGTTCCAAAAAATATCATTCTGGTTTTGATTTTTTTGCAATTCCTGGAAAAGACAAAGTATATGCTTGCTTAAAAGGAAATATTCATCAAGTTAAATATTCAGCGACTGCAGGTTGGATTGTGAGAGTTAAGATTCAAAATGTAAAAGATTTATTAGAGCAGGAAAAAAAAGTAAATTATAAAACTCAGTTCACAGACGAATTAAAAGGAATCAACATCAAAGAAACAGATGAAGTATATTTCATTTAGATGCATTTAGACAGTGTTTCTGTTACAGAAGCAGACGCAAATGCTAAAAAAGAAGTTCACGCCGGAACGGTTTTAGGATACGCCGGAGTTTCAGGTTCTATTGCAAGCGGCGGTAAAGCTCCGCATTTACATTTAGAAATTGCTACCGTTTTAGATGCTTATGGACATGGAGAATCTGTTAGAACAAATCCTGCAAGATTTGTAGCACTAATCCAAAAAGCTTCCGATGATTTTGCCCAGTGGAAAGGTAATTATTATGCAAATTTTGAGATATCGAGAGCCGAAGGAGATTTTCAGATAAAATATACTATTAGAATTTTAAGCATAGATGACATTTCCATTATAGAGAAAATTAATAATGAGGATAATAATATTCAAGATATATTTATAGAATCTGTTTCTGCTGATAAAATTGTCTTTAAATCGAAATCAGACAAAAATTTAGAATATATAGTTAGTAAAATTAAAGGTGCATATTATTTAATGGGAAGCACCATATACCTTTTAAATCCACCTAATGATAAATATCTTTTAAAGAAATAATAGTTTTTACAAAAAAAACTTGGAAAATATGGAAAATTGACTACCTAAATCTAGGAAAGAATATTTCTGATACTTTAATCCACACTATTACAAAAAAAGTTGAGGAAGTCAATAATCATGATGAGTTCATATCTGTTTCTTTGTTCGAAAAATGGAAAGGTAAATATAATTTAAAGCAAGAAAATCTAACGGACGGTTGGGGGAGAGAATCAATCTTTTTCAGAAATACTCCTTATTAAGCCTTATAGTCGTGTTTTCAAGAGTTGGCTCGCTGATGATGACGAAGTAAGGTATACGAAAGATGATAGTTATCAAGAATATGTTGGAGGAATTTACGCAACCGCAAACAGAGGTTCTATAGAATTTTATACTAAAAGAGTTGTAATTGGTGGAAAAAATTCTTTATCACCATTATTAACATTGATTAGAAGTAACGAAAATTATTTTATTTATAGTTTGACAACATCACCACCCAATAATGGAATCGTTGAAATGCCTATCAAAAAAATAAAATAATGTATACTGACTAAAGCCATGCAAGGCGAATCCGATCCCAAACAACTGGATTTTATATAACGGCGGAATATGCTGCAAAAAAGCATGCAACTGAAAATGTAGAAATAATCTACAATCCTTTTCCGTAAAGGAAAAAACGTACCACTTCCACCGCCACCCGCAAAAGAAAAAGGAAAAAGAAAAAAAGAAAAAAGCATTGGAGAAAAGATAGCCGAAACCGGAAAAGAGCTTTGGGATTGGTGGGAAAGTAAAGGAACAGCTTCTAAAGACCAAGAACCTAAAAGACAGAAACCGGAAGGGAAATCTACCGTGATGGTGAAGGAGGTGAAGGAGGAGAAGAAAGAAGGAACTTGTGTCTGCGAAAAATATGATTTAGTTTGGGGAGGACATCCAAATGTATCTTGTGAATTTAGGAAAAAAGTGGTTGAAATTTGCTTAGATCTTTGGGGAGAAGAAAATAAAATAAAAATGGCTAATAATTTAATGGCTGTTTTTAGATGGGAAAGTGGAGGAACTTTTAACCTGATGTTCCTAATCAGGCAAATTCTGGAGGAACTGGTTTAATTCAATTTATGCCAAGTACTGCAAAAGATCTTTTGAAAAAAGAAATTACAGTAGAAATTGTCAAAAATTATTTTGGACAGAAATACAATAAGAAAAGTAAGAAAAAAGAAGATTGGTATCTGAAACGGGTAAAAGAGTTTGCAGATATGACAGCAGTGAAACAATTAGATTACGTAAAGCAGTATTTTGAACCATTAAGAGGAAAATCTGTTGAGTTTGTTGATTTTTATTTACAAGTTTTATTTCCCGCTTCATCGCTAAAGGATGAACATATAGTTTTTGCATCATCATTAAAAAAAATAACTACAAGAACTTCAGAATCTGAAAAACTTAGAAATTTGAGGGTTAATGCATATAGTCAAAATCGTTGTTTAGATGTAAATAATGATGGTGTTGTTTGGAAATCCGAAATCAAAACTAAAGTCCAAGTATATATTACAGAAGGACTTGCCAACAAAGGAAAAGATTTTGAATGTGGAAAGAAAGAGGATAAACCTAATACATCATAAGTATCAAAATGCCCAGAAGATTGTTCGCAATGTGTTGACTATGCGGATGTAGTTTCAAATCCTAAAGTGACTAATCAAAGTGGAGATAAAAATCATAATAGATACAATAAAGCTCCGAGAACAAGAAGCAACGGAACAAAATATTATCATACAGGAACTGATATTCTTGCTGTTGTTGGAACGGAGGTTTGCTCAATGACGTGTGGTGAAGTAATTCATATAAGAAAAGATCTTCCACAAAATGATTTTGTTAAAGGATATGAAAATTGCTAATAGTTATGGCAATACTGTTACTATTAAATCTAAAGATGCAAGTGGTAACACTGTTTATATCTTTTATGCACATTTATCTCAAGTAAAAGTAATTGCCGGACAAAAAGTTAAGCACAATGATGTTATAGCATTATCAGGAAGTACAGGCAATGCAATGCATGTTGAAGTGAAATATAGACACGTACATGTAGAAGCAGGTAAATCGTATATTATATATGGCGGAACAAGCGGACAATTAAAATGTAGATTAACAGAACGGTTAAATCCGGAAGATTATATGAAAACCAAATTTAATGATAACGGAAATTAGATTATGAAATTAATAAATAACAGAATAAGATTATTGTTTAGATTATTTTTAATCTTTATGCTTATATCGTGCAGAGAGCAAGAAAAAAAAGATAATAATATAAAATCTATAAAGGAAGTGAAAATCCCTGATTTTCTCAGTCAAAAATATTTTCATGGATATCAGCTAAGTCCCAACTCTGATTTTCCTATATATATGCATACTGACAATAGTATAGGAGAGTTTACTGTAAATTTTTTAAATAAAAACACTGAAAAACAAAAAGAGTGGTTTGATTTTGACGCCAAAAACAATGTGTTTTCTGAAGATGAACAAGACGATAACTACTTTAAACAAATTAATTTATTAATAAAAAAAAGACTCGAAAACAATCTTTCTGAATATAATATGATAACTGAATATATTCCGAAGAAGTTTTTTACTAAAAAAAATGAATATAAATATCCATATAAAAAATATTTCTATTTATATGTTTCCAGTAATAAATCTTGGAAATTAATAAATACTAAAACAGTAAAAAATGTGAATGAAAATATTACTTCCCTCCAAAATTTTAATTCTTTAATTAAAAATTTAACAACCAAAATTCAACCCTTACAAACAAATACAAGTCAAATAAGCAATTGGAAAGGAGTTTATCATGTAGATATTGATTATGGAAAATTAGATAAATTCTCTGAAATTTCTATTAATTATTCTATTGAAATTAAAGATTCGGAATGTACTTTTTCGGGAATGGGATATAAAACATATTTTATTGATTTGTGTAAAATAGAGCCTAAAAATGATACTTTAGTCTTGAAGTATCTAAAAACTATTGATGGAGATGGTTTCACTAATCATTCAGATATTGATGTTTTAGGTATAATAACCCATAAGAATAATGTGTATTATTTAAAAAGTCCTATCGTAGGAGATTTAAAATGGAATTATAATACAAACTTGAAATTAACTAAAACGAAATAATTTGAGATAAAAATTCCAAACATCACTTTACGATAAATTTTTACCAAAATTAGGATTTACAGAAATTACTACTACAAGTTATACTCCTGTAAAAGGTGATATTCGGTTACACAAAGTATTCCAGGTCATGTTCACGGGCATATTTGTATGTATAATGGCAATCAATGGTTATCAGATTTTAAGCAAAGAGACATGTGGCCGGGTCCTGGATATAGAAAAAATCCCCCAAGATATAATATATATATATATAGATGGAAATAAAATTAAATAAAATGAACATTAAAAGTTACTCATTCTTCTTCTAATCAGTGTTTCACTACAAGCATGCAGTCAAACACCAACTAGTAAGCCAAGCTCGAAAATTATAATTTCACAAAATAATAATGAGATAGTAAAAGAATTAACAATTTTCTATAACAAGTATTTTTCCGAGATGGAAAACACCGGTAAAGCAAGTGAGAAAAATCTTGATTTACTTCGGCAGAAATATCTGTCTCAAAAATTATATGAGAAATTAAAAAATATAGATTTAGACTATGACGCTATTATAAATGGTCAGGACATTGATCCTAATTGGAAAAAAACGCTTAGTATTAAATATATAAAAGAAGAAAATTTATATGAGGCTTGTACAGTAAACGGTTTTGATAATTCAAAAAATTGCACACTTTTAAAAGTAGAAAAATCTAAACCGGATACAAAATTTATGATATTAAAGTCAAAAATATAAGTAGTCTATTAAGTTATTCAGATGATGGGGAAGAAAATGATAATATAAATGAAAATGTTAATGCGGAATTCTCTGTTAATGGTGAATGGCGAATAAATTGCGGAGATGGAGTCGCCAGTATAACAATTAAAGATAAGGAAGCTTCTCTGGTTGTTTTATCTAATCAAATCTATATCAAATTGGTTGAAACTAAAAGATATGATTTTGAAAAAGGTATTGCCTACAAATTAAAAATAATCCCTGAAGACAGTGGTAATTTCGGGGCAAAATTACCTTGGAATGAATATTTAAATGATCAGTCTATTGCTTACATAAAAGTAGTTGATGAAAACACACTTAAATTTTATTGGTATGGTTTCTATAATAAAAAGACAAAAAAAAGAGAAATGACGGACTGTGAATTTATTCAAGAAAGTAACAATAAAGAAGTTATTTTAAAAAAAATGTGAAGATTGATATTCAAATTAAAATAAACTCATTGCAACTACAGATTCCAACGCAAAAAGAAAAATGAAATAATACTGTAACAACAGTATGATCCTCAGCAAAGCATTGACTTCACAAGATGTAAAGAAAACAGGTTTTGAAATAGAAAGTTAAACCTCATTTTTTTTATATGCTTCTTATATACACATAAAAGTATATCAAGAATTATAGTAGTTTTTAGATTATTGGAGACAAAAATAAAATTCTTCCTATTTTGCGAGCATCTATTTAATCAATATGAAACCAAAAGCCATCTTCAACTGGAGCAGCGGAAAAGATTCTGCGCTTGCTCTGTACAAAACTTTGAAAGAAGACAAATTTGAGATTACTTCTTTGCTGACAAGCATTAATAAAGAATTTCAGAGAATTTCTATGCACGGCGTTCACGTTTCGTTATTGGAAAAGCAAGCCGCAAGTTTAGATTTCAAATTAATTAAAATGGAACTTCCACAGGAACCGTCTATGGAAGAATATTCCGAAATTATGAATAAAACGATGACCGAAATAAAATCTCAAGGCGTTACTCATTCTATTTTTGGCGATATTTTTCTGGAAGATTTAAGAAAATACCGAGAAGATCAGTTAAAAACAATCGGGATAGAAGCCGTTTTCCCACTTTGGAAAAAAAATACATCAGACCTCATCAGAGAATTTTTAGATCTCGGTTTTAAAACCATTGTCACCTGCGTCAACGAAACCTATCTCGACAAAAGTTTTGCCGGAAGAATTATTGATGAAAATTTCATTAAAGATTTACCCAAAAACGTAGATCCGTGCGGCGAAAACGGAGAATTTCACACGTTTACTTTCGACGGACCAATTTTTAAAAATCCGGTTCATTTTAAAATTGGTGAAATAGTAAAGAAAACTTACCCAAAACCGAAGTCCGATGTACTCGATGTCGATGGAGAATATGTGTTTTGGTTTTGCGATTTGATTTAAGATCTAAAGAAATCTTTATCTTTACCTCTATCTTTAAAAACAACAAATTAATGATCAAAAAAATCTTTTTTTTCTTTCTGATTGCCGCTACAATTTTTTCCTGCCAAAAAACTGAAATAGCACAGTCAAAAATAGTTGATAAAAATGCGATCGCTGATTCAGCGGTCAATGTCTACAAAACAAAACTTTACAAAAAACAGATTGATTCAGTTTTTGGTAAATACAATTTCAATGGAAGTGTGGCCATTTTTAAAGACTCAGTTACACTATACAGGAAAAATAATGGCTTTTCAGATTTTAAAGTAAAGAATAAGATTGACAATCAGACGATTTTTGCAATCGGATCTGTTTCCAAACAATTCACAGCTGTCATGATTTTGTTGGAAATGGAAAATGGAAAGCTGAGTTTAGAAGATAAAGTGTCGAAATATTTAAAAGAATTTCATTCTAATGGATATGAAAATATCACCATTCATCAGCTTTTGAATCACACTTCGGGATTAAATAATTTTGGAGAAAAACTCATTTTTAAAATTGGTTCAGGTTTTAATTATTCCAATGATGGTTTTAATGCTTTAGGCAAAATCATTGAAAATGTTTCCGGGAAATCTTATGATCAAAATGTGACAGATCTTTTTAAAAAGGTCGGAATGAAAAACTCTTCAACAGGAAATATATTTGAAGGTGAGAATTTCGCCGGAGCCTATCTTGGAAATGCTAAAAATTTTGAGAAAATCGCCAATATGCCGAAAAGATTAGGAAATAAAGAAATAGGAATTGCCGCGGGCGGAATTCTTTCAACAATCGATGATCTTCATCTGTGGAACAACCTGCTGTATTCGGGAAAAATTATAAAACCCGAAACTTTAAAAAAATTCTTAAACAAAAGTGCTGAAAGACAGCATCAGATTTTTGGGAAAATGGGTTATGGTTACGGAATTATGATGAACATCGGAAAACCTTTAGCTTATTTTCACAGCGGATATATTAAAGGATCACCTTCGCTAAATATTTATTATCCGGAAACAAAAACTTCGGTGATTATTCTATCGAACATTGCCGATGAAGAAAAAGGAAAAAGCGCAACTTTTAAACCTCATCGTGAGATTAAAAATTTCACGGATATGATGGAAAATGTTTCTCTAGATTAATTATTCAGCTTCTGAAAATTTGATATAATCCTGAATTTTTTCTAAAGCTTTGTTATGCTCAAATAAATTAATTGATCCAAAAATCAACATAATATGTGCTAAAAAAGGAATTAAAATCGTCAGTATAACAGTTATATGATCAACAGGCAAATCAGTTCTAAAAAAGTTATACGCAGAAGTACCATTATGCATAATAATCTGTGCCGTTGAAGAAATACAAGCGATAAGTATCATATTATTTTGCTGATACATCGTATAAAATGATTTACCTCTATACTTATTATCTATTCGAAAAAACTTTCTCTTATTGTAATGGAAAATCCAGAGTGCGAGCGGAACAGCGAAGACTAATCCGTTTTGTATTTTAAATAGAATTCCATAAAACTCCGGAGTTTTCGAAATATAAATAGCAAATAAATTAACAATAAAAAGCACAATAGCAATTAGGATTGACCTTTTAAGAATACTGTTAAACTTTGCTTTTACAATGTTTTTTTCCAATACAGATACTTCTCCTGTATAAAACATAAAATACTTCGTCATTTTAAATTCCGGTTCCCATGCGATTTTAGTTTTAAAAAAAGCCTCATCGAAACTCAGATTTTCACGAATCTGAAGATCTGACACCTGTGAAATCATATGATCGCGGACTTCTAACAGAATATCAAGTGGAAGTTTGTTTAAAATAAGATAGTCTTCTATTTGCTTTTGCTGCGCCGAGTTTATCATTTCTAAAAACATTTAAATTAAAACATTTACTTTTTTACTTCTGAAATACAACAATTGAATTTGTACCAACATGCCGTACATTGTAAAAACTTTGGCCATTCCGAAATCGTAGAAATATAAATTTTGAGAAAAATATCCTACTGCTAAAAATAAAATACATCCTACAATAAGATTTCTTATAATCAAAGGATGAAAACTTACTTCAATATATTCTCTGAACTTCATTTTTTTTAATGCAAAATTGTACAAAAGCATAGAAAAACAAAATACAGCTAAACACGCTTGGATGATGTAGAAATAATCATTTAAAAATAAAAATGCACCCAAACCAAGCATAGAAAGACTAATTGAAGATAGAATAATGTTTCTAAATCTAGACTTTAAAACTGTTTTTTCAATTCTGGCGATTCTTTTGAATGACAAAATATCAGCCTTTACCATTTCCAGCTCGTATTGCCAACCGATTTTAGTTTCTAGAAATGCTTCCTGAAAACTAAGATTAGTTTGCATCAATGCTAAGATCTGAACCACAAAATGATCATAAATTTCATTAAAAATAGCAGAACTCAACTTTTTTTTCTGAAGAAAAGCTTTTATCTCGTTTTCCTGATGAATGGTTATCATATATTAAAAATGGTATTTAGATTAAATAAGTAAGTTTTCATTTCGGTTTCCTGCGCAGCCTGTTGCTTTTTTCCTTTTTCGGTTAACAGATAATATTTTCGGTCTCTTCCGTTTATTTTCTGAATTTCGGAAGTAATTATACCGTCACCTTCCAATTTATGAAGTAAAGGATATAGTGCTCCTTCCGTCATTTCCAACTCGCCTTCCGTGAGTTCTTTTGCGCGTTGAGTCATTTGGTAGCCATACATTTTCACCTCTTTTGAAAGTAATTTCAAAATGATATTTTGTAATGTTCCTTTGTAAAGACTATTTTTTTTCAAATCTTATTTTTATACATAACAAATCTATGTATAATTTTCTTATGTATAGAATTTTAATCAATAATTTTAAAAAGTATATTTTTACAGCATGAAAAAAATGTATTTCATCGCCATTTATCCGCCTCAGAAAATCATTGATGAAGTGAAGGTTTTCAAAGAAGATTTAGCTTTAAATTATAATAATTCAAAAGCATTAAAAAATGATGCTCACATCACTTTATTTCAACCTTTTGAAAGAGAACTGAATTTAGAAAATGATATTCATGTGGCATTTCATAAAATTGACACCAACATTTCGCCTTTTGAAATTACATTAAATGGTTTTGGAAGTTTCCCCAATGCTAAAAATCCTGTTTTGTATGTAAAGCCCGAGGAAAATGAGCAGTTAAAAGATTTACAATTAAAGGTGAAAGAGATATTTAGTTATAAAAATTATTCTTTTCATCCTCATGTTACTGTTGGTTATAGAGACTTAACCTGGGAAAAATATATGGAAGCGTGGGAAGTTTATAAGGAAAAAGAATTTAAAACTAAATTCTTCGTTGACAAGATAATTTTGCTTCGCCACGATGGAAAATGGGTTCCTGTTGCAGAAAAGAAACTCTCAAAAGAATAAAAAAACCGACCTGTGAAAAGTCGGTTTCTTTTTATTAATTTTAAATTTTTTATTCTTTAATGATCTTCTGAGATATTATTAAACTTTTATTCTCAGTTGCAGCCATCGTATAAACTCCGGAAGGAAGATCTGCAATATTAACGTAGATCGTTTTAGAATCTTTCAGTTCAAATTGTACGGCAATCATTTTTCCTGATGCATCATAAAGATTTATTTTTAAACTTTTGTTAAAATCAGATTTTCCTCTGATGAAAAATTCTGTATTTGCAGGATTCGGGTAAATTGTAAATCTTCTTTCTTCTGATTTTATCTCAGAAGTACCCAAGCTGCCTTTATTTAAAGTCCAGGAAACGTTGGTAAAATGCACCGTATTGTGACTGTCGGTTTTCACCAGCGCAGTGTTATCCGTGACCGAAAAAAGAAGCGTGTTATTTCCCGTATTGAGCTGAGCCGGAGTAATCGTTAAGGTACTAGCTGTTGCCGGAAGAGAAGTTCCGTTCAGCGTCCACGTATTAACTAAGGTATTGGGTATCGGAAGAATTTCGTTTACCGTAAAAGTAATATTTGAATTTGCACTCACGGTGCTTGTATTAGCAGGAGTGTAAGAATCTACAGGCGAAACCAGTGAATGAATTTTTTCGATAATTCTCTCTTTACAAACCGAGCAAAATTGCTGATTGAGATATCTCATCTCACAGCTTTGATGAGGTCTGAACCAAGATGGGCTTTCGGTGTAAGGATAAACTCCGATCGAATTTAAACCCACCCAGTTTTTCCATTTTATAGTGGCAGGGTTTGAAGTTTGGGTTTTATTTGGGGATTCGCCGGAACCTGCGAACCAATATTCATCGGCCAGATTTCCAAATGAGTGACCTAGCTCATGCACAACGATTTCGTTTGCTGCCGTAGCCAATGACGCAAAAGCATACGTACCGCCACAACCGCCATATTCTGTAGAGTTTCCAAGAACGTAGGTGATGTCATAATCCGGAACATTGGCGGCTAAAACCTGAGCAACTTTATTTGGTGTATAGCTGTAAATACATCTGTGAACATTAACATCAAATGTAGATCCTAAATAATTGTTAGGATTTGATACGGGAATTATCGGCTCCGTAACATCAGTAGCCGTGCCGGGATGCTTCACTCCTGTATCTGTAGAAATTACTTTCACAGCATACGCATTAAAATAATTTTTATATTCTGTGTAAGGACTTTTTGTAAAAAGATAATCAACCGTATTTTGTGCCGAAGTTACAAAAGCGGGGAGTTGAGCGACCGTAAAACCATCTCCCAAAACAGCGATATTGATTCTCTTATCATTTGATCCGCTCTGCAATAACGGTACAGTGTCGAAAGTCTGAGAAAAGCACAGTGAGCTGCTCATCAAAAGAATTGGTAAATATTTTTTCATGATTAAAAGTTTTGGATGAACAATAATTTCTTGGAAGAATCAAAAATCTTCTCAATTTTCACAGATTTTGTTTCTTTTGAGAAAGGAAATCTTACACTAAATTCAGTTTCTTTGAGCGTAAGTTTGTGCCTTTCGATCTTGTCACCAAAGCTTTCCAATTCAGGATTTAGAGGATCTTCTATGATTTGCTGCGCAATCATTTTCCCGCCAGAGTCGACCAATGTGATTAATAAATCACCATTTTTTGCATTCTCTAAGCTTAATGAAGGGATCGATTTCATTTTTCCGGCAACCGTTTTCTTTTCTACAAAAGTGATCTTTTCCGGCCGTGAATCTTGTTTAGCGATTTTGAAAAAGAGATATGAAATCTGGTTATCACTTTGTACAGCAGGATTGATTGCTTTGTGAGACTGCCCTTTGTAGTGATGATTTCCATATAAAAACAAGACACTGACAGTCAATAAATTAATTAATTTTATCATGGTATTTTTTTACTAATTTATAAAAAGTATAGATACGATAATATAAATATTTAATAAAAAATCAGAATGTCATATCTTTGACACGATGATAGAAGCAGAGAAAATAATTTTAGGGATTGACCCGGGAACAGCTATAATGGGTTTTGGTCTTATTTCAGTCAAAAAAGGAAAGATGGAAATGATCTC
It contains:
- a CDS encoding M23 family metallopeptidase — protein: MKIANSYGNTVTIKSKDASGNTVYIFYAHLSQVKVIAGQKVKHNDVIALSGSTGNAMHVEVKYRHVHVEAGKSYIIYGGTSGQLKCRLTERLNPEDYMKTKFNDNGN
- a CDS encoding PadR family transcriptional regulator produces the protein MKKNSLYKGTLQNIILKLLSKEVKMYGYQMTQRAKELTEGELEMTEGALYPLLHKLEGDGIITSEIQKINGRDRKYYLLTEKGKKQQAAQETEMKTYLFNLNTIFNI
- a CDS encoding serine hydrolase domain-containing protein encodes the protein MIKKIFFFFLIAATIFSCQKTEIAQSKIVDKNAIADSAVNVYKTKLYKKQIDSVFGKYNFNGSVAIFKDSVTLYRKNNGFSDFKVKNKIDNQTIFAIGSVSKQFTAVMILLEMENGKLSLEDKVSKYLKEFHSNGYENITIHQLLNHTSGLNNFGEKLIFKIGSGFNYSNDGFNALGKIIENVSGKSYDQNVTDLFKKVGMKNSSTGNIFEGENFAGAYLGNAKNFEKIANMPKRLGNKEIGIAAGGILSTIDDLHLWNNLLYSGKIIKPETLKKFLNKSAERQHQIFGKMGYGYGIMMNIGKPLAYFHSGYIKGSPSLNIYYPETKTSVIILSNIADEEKGKSATFKPHREIKNFTDMMENVSLD
- a CDS encoding 2'-5' RNA ligase family protein, yielding MKKMYFIAIYPPQKIIDEVKVFKEDLALNYNNSKALKNDAHITLFQPFERELNLENDIHVAFHKIDTNISPFEITLNGFGSFPNAKNPVLYVKPEENEQLKDLQLKVKEIFSYKNYSFHPHVTVGYRDLTWEKYMEAWEVYKEKEFKTKFFVDKIILLRHDGKWVPVAEKKLSKE
- a CDS encoding T9SS type A sorting domain-containing protein, which encodes MKKYLPILLMSSSLCFSQTFDTVPLLQSGSNDKRINIAVLGDGFTVAQLPAFVTSAQNTVDYLFTKSPYTEYKNYFNAYAVKVISTDTGVKHPGTATDVTEPIIPVSNPNNYLGSTFDVNVHRCIYSYTPNKVAQVLAANVPDYDITYVLGNSTEYGGCGGTYAFASLATAANEIVVHELGHSFGNLADEYWFAGSGESPNKTQTSNPATIKWKNWVGLNSIGVYPYTESPSWFRPHQSCEMRYLNQQFCSVCKERIIEKIHSLVSPVDSYTPANTSTVSANSNITFTVNEILPIPNTLVNTWTLNGTSLPATASTLTITPAQLNTGNNTLLFSVTDNTALVKTDSHNTVHFTNVSWTLNKGSLGTSEIKSEERRFTIYPNPANTEFFIRGKSDFNKSLKINLYDASGKMIAVQFELKDSKTIYVNIADLPSGVYTMAATENKSLIISQKIIKE
- a CDS encoding Dph6-related ATP pyrophosphatase, encoding MKPKAIFNWSSGKDSALALYKTLKEDKFEITSLLTSINKEFQRISMHGVHVSLLEKQAASLDFKLIKMELPQEPSMEEYSEIMNKTMTEIKSQGVTHSIFGDIFLEDLRKYREDQLKTIGIEAVFPLWKKNTSDLIREFLDLGFKTIVTCVNETYLDKSFAGRIIDENFIKDLPKNVDPCGENGEFHTFTFDGPIFKNPVHFKIGEIVKKTYPKPKSDVLDVDGEYVFWFCDLI
- a CDS encoding M23 family metallopeptidase, which translates into the protein MHLDSVSVTEADANAKKEVHAGTVLGYAGVSGSIASGGKAPHLHLEIATVLDAYGHGESVRTNPARFVALIQKASDDFAQWKGNYYANFEISRAEGDFQIKYTIRILSIDDISIIEKINNEDNNIQDIFIESVSADKIVFKSKSDKNLEYIVSKIKGAYYLMGSTIYLLNPPNDKYLLKK
- a CDS encoding DUF5991 domain-containing protein, which produces MKLINNRIRLLFRLFLIFMLISCREQEKKDNNIKSIKEVKIPDFLSQKYFHGYQLSPNSDFPIYMHTDNSIGEFTVNFLNKNTEKQKEWFDFDAKNNVFSEDEQDDNYFKQINLLIKKRLENNLSEYNMITEYIPKKFFTKKNEYKYPYKKYFYLYVSSNKSWKLINTKTVKNVNENITSLQNFNSLIKNLTTKIQPLQTNTSQISNWKGVYHVDIDYGKLDKFSEISINYSIEIKDSECTFSGMGYKTYFIDLCKIEPKNDTLVLKYLKTIDGDGFTNHSDIDVLGIITHKNNVYYLKSPIVGDLKWNYNTNLKLTKTK